The proteins below come from a single Alligator mississippiensis isolate rAllMis1 chromosome 2, rAllMis1, whole genome shotgun sequence genomic window:
- the LOC102560785 gene encoding olfactory receptor 5F1 produces MKEANITIVNEFILMGLSDLPEVRYFLFVMFVIIYLATLAGNITILIAIRTDSCLHNPMYFFLSHLSLLDILSPTITVPKMLNVLLSENKKISFTGCMVQLFFLIDVVSTEIFLLSVMAYDRYVAICHPLKYTNIMNRRVCGQLAVGTWIAGFFNSLLHTSFTFTLSFCGPNEVNQYYCDIPPVQALSCSSTYASETIHMIVAGVVGGSAFVITLISYIYILWAIMHMRSPEGRHNAFSTCASHLTVVCLFYGTSIFTYIKPSSSYSPNQDRIVSMLYGVVTPMLNPMIYSLRNKGMKQALKRVISQNRFILQS; encoded by the coding sequence ATGAAGGAAGCCAACATTACAATAGTAAATGAATTCATTCTCATGGGGCTTTCTGACCTTCCAGAAGTGcgttattttctttttgtgatGTTTGTGATCATCTATTTGGCCACCTTGGCAGGCAATATCACCATCCTCATTGCCATACGGACAGACAGCTGCCTGCACAatcccatgtatttcttcctcagCCACTTGTCCTTGCTGGATATCTTGTCCCCCACGATCACAGTGCCAAAGATGCTGAATGTTCTCCTGTCAGAGAACAAGAAGATTTCTTTTACTGGCTGCATGGTGCAGCTGTTCTTTCTCATTGATGTGGTGAGTACAGAGATCTTCCTTCTGTCAGTTATGGCCTACGACCGCTACGTTGCCATATGCCATCCACTGAAGTACACAAATATCATGAATAGGAGGGTGTGCGGTCAGCTGGCAGTTGGCACCTGGATCGCAGGATTTTTCAATTCCCTACTGCACACATCATTCACATTTACGCTTTCCTTCTGTGGACCAAATGAAGTCAATCAATATTACTGTGACATCCCTCCAGTGCAAGCCCTCTCTTGCTCATCCACCTATGCAAGTGAAACGATACACATGATTGTGGCTGGGGTTGTAGGAGGCAGTGCCTTTGTTATCACCCTGATCTCTTACATCTATATCCTCTGGGCCATCATGCACATGCGCTCACCTGAGGGCCGACACAATGCTTTCTCCACCTGTGCCTCCCACCTGACTGTGGTGTGCCTTTTCTATGGGACCAGCATTTTTACCTATATAAAGCCATCTTCCAGCTACTCTCCAAATCAGGATCGCATTGTTTCTATGTTGTATGGTGTTGTCACTCCCATGTTGAACCCCATGATCTACAGTCTGAGGAATAAAGGCATGAAACAAGCCCTGAAGAGAGTGATCAGCCAGAACAGGTTTATATTACAGAGTTAA